Genomic DNA from Drosophila miranda strain MSH22 chromosome Y unlocalized genomic scaffold, D.miranda_PacBio2.1 Contig_Y10_pilon, whole genome shotgun sequence:
AAccccaacagcaacagcagcattcaAGCGGCCGACAGGGGGCCaaaccagcagcaccaacaccaacaccagctgcagcagcaacgcccaACACCCGCAGGCCCTTGTATAGCCGAGGTGCGCAAGCCAATCCGGCCGAAAACCATTTGGCCAAGATCCAGCAGAAGCTAAGGgataagcagcagcagcaaccaaaacagcagcagcgcggACACAATTTGGgtcggcagcaccagcagcagcaccagcatcgcGGCCATCATTCCCAGCCACAGGCCAAGGGGCGCCAATGCCAGCGCGATCAACGGGTGCAGCCAACTCCAAAACGTTTTCAGACACCGAGAAATccccagcatcagcagcagccagccgtCCAATGCGATGGCAAGTGTGTGGAAATGCTAAAAGAGTACGCCgttaaaattgaaaatttagAGAAAAGACTGCAAGAACTTACCACACTAATTACAAACCTGACTGAAGCAAAGGGCAGTGGCTCAGCAGTGGCCAATCCTCCAACAcagacaccagcagcagcaccaacacaTCCAAGACCCGCCGCCAATACACAACCTGACGCCGCAGCAAAATCGGAGGACTCtgatatggactgcgaagcacTCAGCGACGATGGCGACGACATGTGGACGGACCACGATTCATTTGACGACGAGATAGCGGAGGAGATCATGGACGCCTACGGTAGCTTCTACTCTGACGTCTTTTGATAAGCACAATAGTCGGTCCTGAGGCAGCCACTAAAAACAGATGGAAAACATTAACTCACATAACCACGAAAAATGACCAATACGTCCTCACCTGACACGCCATCGACAGAGCTGCCCCACCAGCAGATGCCACGACAAATAGACCAAACTTTTGCTGCTAATTTGACGACATTCTTAGAATATATTGACGACTCTCCTGACAATTCACCGCCCAGGTCCAGAGCAACCActgaaataaaacaaaatgacGTCAATTCGCATACCAACAAAATATGGACAAAACTCACAATAatcacacgtacctgccacGCCTCCGACAGATCTacccctccagcagctgccccGTCATCAACACCACACATTTGATGCCAATTGGACGACATTTTAGGGTTTATTGACGACGCTCCTGACAATCCACCGCACAGGTCCAGAGCAGCCACTGTAAACAAACCAAAAATGACGTCAATACACACATCAACACAAAATggtacaaacacacacaaaacatacGTACCTTCTCGCCTCCGATAGAGCTGCCTCTCCAGCAGTTGCCACACCAAATTCACCATCCaattcctgccaaatgggcgaaatttgaaGGCCCTATCGCCGTCGCCAACAACATCCAGTCCACAGGCTGCCGCTAAAAGGAGAAAAACATCAATACACACTTCAACACAAAATGgtccaaacacacacaaaacatacGTACCTGCCACGCCTCCGATAGAGCTGCCTCTCCAGCAGTTGCCACACCAAATTCACCATCCACTTTCTGCCAaatgggcgaaatttgaaGGCCCTATCGCCGTCGCCAACAACATCCAGACCACAGGCTGCCGctaaaagaagaaaaacaTCAATTCAATTCACGCATCAACACAAAATAGCCAATACTTCTACTAATCACACTTACCTGACAGTACACTCACAGATCAGCCTCTCCAGTACCTGCCTCGCCACCAACCGCAACATTGTGTTGCAAGTTGGGCCCAATTTGGACGCCTCTCCGATTACGCTGCCGTCAACCGatggccgtgacgtcacgccatcatcatcacaaaacagcagcagcaatccaACGACGAGGCCAGCCAATACAGACGACTCTGGCCAgcgctccatctccatctacATCGACAgtgcatcctgggtggccggaccagcagccactcggatgcagCCAATCCGCACTCATTTGCGGCCATTTCCACTGGTCAACGCACCCTGattggccggaccagtgccaatCCCCAGATCTCCAGGTAGaagcaacgtgggcggccggaccagagtcGCGCCAGTCACCATTCACGCCAACTTCTGGATCCAGCCTCTGCCAATTCTGATGCCGCAGATGCGTGATCTGCTGCATCACACACACGTGCACATATAGCGCTGAGGCGGATGCGCCCTGTGCCATCCACACTGCAccagacgacgacgatgatccTCCAGTACCTGAAATAGAAAATAAATAGAATTAAATTAGTCTATAAATGTCATTAATGTTGCAATTTGTCGAATACTCATCTCTTTGTGACCACCTGTTTGTATAAATGTACGTCAATTGTTGCGAATGTCAAAATAGGGCTGCCAGACTGATAGAATGTAAACATGTCTCTAgatgttaatgttaatgtcAATTGCCCGCAAAAATTCAAAAAACATTATTGTTGTAAGTTAagcttaaatgtaaattgccaATGTAACGGTAATAAGAAAAAGCTGAAATAAATTCCGCCAGTAGCAAATCTGGCGGGCGAGTGTGCGCAACTTGGTCGTGCACTCGCATTAAAttacattaaaaaaaaaaaaattaataatagaatttaagtccactcataccttttctccagtttatggctccatcggcgaaagcgctttcctcgATGAATACCTAAGGCTGCTGTGGCGGAAGAACACTTAAATGGGCACAAGGTTGGGGGAAATCATATTTGCAGATCGGCGAGAGTCACGAGAAGCCACTACCGGAATCAAATCTAACTCTCTCCTAATTAACTCcgcacagaaatcataattaattacacatttacaaacacgaatactattactccgtcaatccgttgcttcctcttttttttctattctctttctcccgaCTGTTATTTATGTTTCCTTTCCACCTCCTGGGCGAAAGGGAACAGCACAAATTCTTTTCCCCTGCTTCTGCAGGTGAAAGGTacgcgaaagcaaagaaaaggccaaacggccaatctccgacggtgctagatcgacactttctctccgccgatctgctcgcgaccaagggacgggccctccttatctgccgcgtcgcgctcgactactaaagtgccgacgccaacgcctcgggaagctagccgcttgggggaccgagcgctcctcaaatgtcttctccctctgcttccaCGCTCGCTTCTCCGATGGCTGAGCGCTTTCCTGACAATCCCAAAGGCTTAAACGCCACTTTGTtaggcttgcggctgctggtgtttgctggctggcttccttggacgatcgaatccgcactgcttaactcgatttactaagcgccaagactacaaatgggacaactctttattctcctttagcccttctcttctcttcccgcagcacttaccccaaccggactcagcgctatacggcttctgacgactgaatagcccactcgccttcaaccaagaatctcgcagtcgaatcttggacttagatatttagattccctagagtttttctcttcactaaattcttggtttttccttttcgtcggaccgatacgcaaccgactcaatggactttcacgagggaatagccgatagggacgccaacgttctggcggcaaatcctctaacaggtccctggatgcattttcaacagagatagcctgacgttttgacctgttaccgactttttggttttcccttgacctgtcgttcgcctgccactctgagcactagatggcgccacaaaaACTCAGCATTCCCTGCTACAAGCGCTACACCCCGTAGATGTTATGCCGCTGCTGGCGAGGCTGTGCCGCAATCTGCTGCTGGCGGCGATTGCGTCCTCCACTGCTGCGGTGGCCAAACTCCCTATCATCGTAGCCGCCGCCGACGCCCCGCCCCATGATGCGCAGCTCCGGATCGGAATGGGCATGCCCCATGGAGGGACCCAACCCGGAGTCATTGCCCGATCGCTGTGTCATCTTCATGGATCGACGGAACGAGGGTAGCGGCTGGGAGCGGGCATACCGCTGTCCCCTCACCGACCGCTGCCTGGAGCGGGCATTCCTCGGCCGCTTGGCCGTCCGCGTGCACACATAGCAGCAGATGCGCCAGTAGAGAAAACTATGAAAGAGAGAAGTGGTGTGGAGTGGAGTCATTAGCGGCAGAGTCACGCGGCTGTGGAGATGTCAGTGCGCAGAGGCTCACCGGAATGACGTGGCCATCACATCCCCAATGTTGGACAGGCAGATGAGCATCAGCGGGATGCCGACGATGGCATAGAAATCGTTGTCACCTTGCCCCAGTCGGATTTTAAGGTCTTTTAAAGCTTTATTTAGCTGTCTCAAAGTTGAAAAGAGTAAACGTGTACATTTCCAAGTGCTGGAAACAAAAGTTTCACACCATATTTTGGGTGGCATCATTTTTACGCGCTAAAAAGTGAATTTTGAGTTTTGTGCTGTAAAATGGACACATCGAACAACGTACGCCTGCaacttcagcagcagcaggcacgcAAATCGAATCAAAACATTCAGGTCTATGTGCGCGTTAGGTGAGTGCCCCATCTACGGGTAGTAGATCGCCCAATAAGTACGATTTCCATCCCTGCAGGCCGCTGAATGCACGCAAGCGATGCATACGCTCCGCAGAGGTTGTGGATGTGCTCAATCCACGCGAGATCCTCACACGCCACACCCTCGACTCGAAGTTGACGAAGAAGTTTACGTTTGATCGGAGCTTCGGCCCCGAGTCCAAGCAATGCGATGTCTATGCGGTGGTGGTGTCGCCCCTGATCGAAGAGGTGCTAAGCGGCTACAATTGCACGGTGTTCGCGTACGGACAGACGGGTACTGTCAAGACGCACACGATGGTGGGGAATGAGACCGCGGAGTTGAAGTCCTCTTGGGAAGATGTGAGTAGAGGGGAACCAGTTTTCTAATTCCTAGAATCGGACGAGGGAGGCGGCTCAAACGTTAATTGCTGCTCTACCTGCCTTTTGTCTTTGGCTTTTGGCCCTTTTGTAGGACTCTGATGTGGGCATCATACCGCGTGCCTTGAGTCACCTTTTCGACGAACTCCGCATGATGGAAGTTGAGTTTACGATGCGCATCTCCTACCTGGAGCTGTACAACGAGGAGCTGTGCGACCTCCTCTCCACCGATGACTCCACAAAGATACGCATCTTCGACGACAGCACAAAGAAGGGTTCGGTGATCATCCAGGGCCTCGAGGAGATCACTGTCCAGAGCAAGGACGATGTCTACAAGCTCCTGGAGAAGGGCAAGGAGCGACGCAAGACCGCGACCACCCTGATGAACGCGCAGTCCTCGCGCAGCCACACCGTCTTCTCCATAGTGGTGCACATTCGTGAGAACGGCATCGATGGCGAGGATATGCTGAAGATCGGAAAACTCAATCTGGTGGATCTGGCGGGCAGCGAGAACGTCTACAAGGCGGGCAACGAGAAGGGGATACGCGTGCGCGAGACGGTCAAAATCAACCAGAGCCTCCTGACGCTGGGCCGTGTGATTACCGCTCTGGTGGATCGGGCCCCCATGTCCCGTACCGCGAATCGAAGCTGACTCGCCTGCTGCAGGAGTCGCTGGGCGGCCGGACAAAGACCTCGATCATTGCCACCATCTCGCCAGGGCACAAGGACATTGACGATACACTCAGCACGCTGGAGTACGCGCATCGGGCGAAGAATATCCAGAATAAGCCAGAAGTGAATCAGAAGCTAACCAAGAAAACGGTCCTCAAGGAGTACAGCGGCAGCCTGAGTCTCTATTTGGAGCAGCAGGCGGCCTCCAAGCAGCATCTGAGCCAGGAATTGGGTGAGCCACGACCAAAAGCTCTCCCTGTGCCAGTTTTCACCTTATGTCTGTTCTATTCTGTTCAGTACCCGTCTGTCCGTACGCGAACACCGTGCAATTGTAGCCGCTTAGCACCTCTTCGATCAGGGGCGACACCACCACCGCATAGACATCGCATTGCTTGGACTCGGGGCCGAAGCTCCGATCAAACGTAAACTTCTTCGTCAATTTCGAGTCGAGGGTGTGGCGTGTGAGGATCTCGCGTGGATTGAGCACATCCACAACCTCTGCGGAGCGTATGCATCGCTCGCGTGCATTCAGCGGCCTGCAGGGATGGAAATCGTACTTATTGGGCGATCTACTACCCGTAGATGGGGCACTCACCTAACGCGCACATAGACCTGAATGTTTTGATTCGATTTgcgtgcctgctgctgctgaaaaTTCACTTTTTAACGCGTAAAAATGATGCCACCCAAAATATGGTGTGAAACTTTTGTTTCCAGCACTTGGAAATGTACACGTTTACTCTTTTCAACTTTGTGACAGCTAAATAAAGCTTTAAAAGACCTTAAAATCCGACTGGGGCAAGGTGACAACGATTTCTATGCCATCGTCGGCATCCCGCTGATGCTCATCTGCCTGTCCAACATTGGGGATGTGATTTTTTGATTTGTAAACTTGCTCAGGGCACTTAGTGTGACCCTGAAGCGTACTTTATTAATGTTCttattacttttttttttttttttggttttaaatcatctcaaggatgatcggaattttgatcgtagcactgaagccacattgatcagatactggtgatgtagtttggcgagtttgacaggtcggtatataaaaaaaaagaggaaaattacttaactgttttacaaaataaactgaaattactttataacatgatgaagaaaaaaggggtcaaaagtttaagtcagcagttttgatgaagattgccagctctctgagatgtagcggctctttttatacccgatactcaaaatgagtattggggtatattagatttgtggtaaaagtggatgtgtgtaacgtccagaaggaatcgtttccgaccccataaagtatatatattcttgatcagcatcaacagccgagtcgattgagccctgtctgtctgtccgtctgtccgtccgtccgtccgtccgtccgtccgtctgtccgtccgtccgtccgtccccttcagcgcctagtgctcaaagactataagagctagagcaacgatgctttggatccagacatctgtgatatgtcactgctacaaaaatatttcaaaactttgccccgcccacttccgcccccacaaaggacgaaaatctgtggcatccacattttttaagatacgataaaaccaaaaatgcagaatcgtagaagatgattatatgttctagagtgtaaaatctcaaccagatcgtataattattatagccagaatcaagaaaacaatttcattctctctcgctctgtctctctctaacacacaggtttcatggtcggctttgccaattgcaaaatatgagttcaaggatctcagaacctataagagccagagcaaccaaatttggtatccacactcctgtgatatctgaccttgaccgttttgtgtcgaaatttcgccacaccccttccgccccgcaaaggacgaaaatctggggcatccacaaatctcagagactattaaggctagagtaaccaaatttggtatccgaacttctgttagatctcactatacaacgtatatctcagaatttcgccccaccccctaccgcccccacaaagaacgaaaatctgttgcatccacaatattgcacattcgagaaaactaaaaacgcagaatcatagataatgactatatctatcagattgctgaatctcgatcagatcggatcatttttgtagccaaaagcaagaaatcaatttgcagtggccacgcagcgcccgacgtcacgctcagactgattttctgtctctctcgcacgcactctttgtcgtgtggttcaatattagcggcgtctgccgcaggagagacATACTGACtttgtatcgggtataactgtagagttgcggtgtacgcagcaactcacaacgttccccctcgtttttattaataattgatgtaaattgttataatatttaacgattttgaatttccttctgagcccggcaaatctttggcaatcgaagatcaggtgttcggcatattcagttacattgcacgtttcgcagatatttgagtcaattgctttgattctgtgtaggaagactttgtcgtatgtgtgtcccgtcataagtctgttaatggtcttgatgcttttagcattccatttaagagaaaaatgccagggtttactgggtatgtctggaaatatgtctatgaggctggatcccttcgtcctacacttcgtcctgtagtcctcataccatttgtatactaaaaagttcctaatttctctttgagcctccttgtagctgtattttatatttattgtaaacccctcacttgtagcagcctttgctgctatgtcagtcttttcgttgatggccacacccttgtgaccagggacccatagaatgtcaagtttctgaatgtctgattggTTAATTATGTTGTGAATAGGTACACTAGGTTCACTAGGTACGAGTCCgtattcttatttttaattaatttaatagctcctaatccatcacttaaaatcaaagcctttttgtaattatatttaagacatagttcgcaggcctttttaaggcctacgagttcggcacctactgaggataatctgttttctattttgtacttgtggatatttccactaggccattctactattcctatgccacatgtactttctgtaactgaggcatctgttgatagaatgttccagtcgtcctttctgtacttgttcagaatctcataaaatatagtttttatacccgatactcaaaatgagtattggggtatattagatttgtggtaaaagtggatgtgtgtaacgtccagaaggaatcgtttccgaccccataaagtatatatattcttgatcagcatcaatagccgagtcgattgagacctgtctgtctgtccgtctgtccgtccgtccgtccgtccgtccgtcagtccgtccgtccggccgtccccttcagcgcctagtgctcaaagactataagatctagagcaacgatgttttggatccagacttctgtgatatgtcactgctacaaaaatatttcaaaacttcgcccgcccacttccgcccccacaaaggacgaaaatctgtggcatccacatttttaaagatacgataaaaccaaaaacgcagaatcggcgatgaccatatcttctacagtgcaagatctgaaccagatcgtataattattatagccagaatcaagaaaacaatttcattctttctcgctctgtctctctctaacacacaggtttcatggtcggctttgccaattgcaaaatatgagttcaaggatctcagaacctataagagccagagcaaccaaatttggtatccacactcctgtgatatctgaccttgaccgttttgtgtcgaaatttcgccacacccccttccgcccccgcaaaggacgaaaatctggggcatccacaaatctcagagactattaaggctagagtaaccaaatttggtatccgaacttctgttagatctcactataaaacgtatatctcagaatttcgccccacacccttccgcccccacaaagaacgaaaatctgttgcatccacaatattgcacattcgagaaaactaaaaacgcagaatcatagataatgactatatctatcagattgctgaatctcgatcagatcggatcatttttgtagccaaaagcaagaaatcaatttgcagtggccacgcagcgcccgacgtcacgctcagactgattttctgtctctctcgcacgcactctttgtcgtgtggttcaatattagcggcgtctgccgcaggagagccatactgacttagtatcgggtataactgtagagttgcggtgtacgcagcaactcacaacgttccccctcgtttttattaataattgatgtaaattgttataatatttaacgattttgaatttccttctgagcccggcaaatctttggcaatcgaagatcaggtgttcggcatattcagttacattgcacgtttcgcagatatttgagtcaattgctttgattctgtgtaggaagactttgtcgtatgtgtgtcccgtcataagtctgttaatggtcttgatgcttttagcattccatttaagagaaaaatgccagggtttactgggtatgtctggaaatatgtctatgaggctggatcccttcgtcctacacttcgtcctgtagtcctcataccatttgtatactaaaaagttcctaatttctctttgagcctccttgtagctgtattttatatttattgtaaacccctcacttgtagcagcctttgctgctatgtcagtcttttcgttgatggccacacccttgtgaccagggacccatagaatgtcaagtttctgaatgtctgattggTTAATTATGTTGTGAATAGGTACACTAGGTTCACTAGGTACGAGTCCgtattcttatttttaattaaattaatagctcctaatccatcacttaaaatcaaagcctttttgtaattatatttaagacatagttcgcaggcctttttaaggcctacgagttcggcacctactgaggataatctg
This window encodes:
- the LOC117189263 gene encoding kinesin-like protein Klp61F, whose translation is MASLVADVAMSRAWIRTPLRLMSLQQQARKSNQNIQVYVRVRPLNARERCIRSAEVVDVLNPREILTRHTLDSKLTKKFTFDRSFGPESKQCDVYAVVVSPLIEEVLSGYNCTVFAYGQTGTEQNRTDIR
- the LOC117189262 gene encoding uncharacterized protein LOC117189262, yielding MMPPKIWCETFVSSTWKCTRLLFSTLRQLNKALKDLKIRLGQGDNDFYAIVGIPLMLICLSNIGDVMATSFRFLYWRICCYVCTRTAKRPRNARSRQRSVRGQRYARSQPLPSFRRSMKMTQRSGNDSGLGPSMGHAHSDPELRIMGRGVGGGYDDREFGHRSSGGRNRRQQQIAAQPRQQRHNIYGV
- the LOC117189258 gene encoding kinesin-like protein Klp61F, giving the protein MDTSNNVRLQLQQQQARKSNQNIQVYVRVRPLNARKRCIRSAEVVDVLNPREILTRHTLDSKLTKKFTFDRSFGPESKQCDVYAVVVSPLIEEVLSGYNCTVFAYGQTGTVKTHTMVGNETAELKSSWEDDSDVGIIPRALSHLFDELRMMEVEFTMRISYLELYNEELCDLLSTDDSTKIRIFDDSTKKGSVIIQGLEEITVQSKDDVYKLLEKGKERRKTATTLMNAQSSRSHTVFSIVVHIRENGIDGEDMLKIGKLNLVDLAGSENVYKAGNEKGIRVRETVKINQSLLTLGRVITALVDRAPMSRTANRS